The DNA segment TGGAACTCGCCGTAGAGGTTCTCCGGGTCAGTGTGAATCTTATGATCCCACACCAGGCCCCAAATACCGAAAGTGACGATTATCAGACAAAGATAGCCAATGTAGCTTCTGTTTTTTGACGGATCGATCTTGAAGCTCAGAGGATACTTGATCAACCCCAGTTTGTTCCATATTTGAGATAAATGATCATCAAATTCCTGCTCCGTCTTTTGCAGCTGATCCCATACCCTATTCATCTTGTACCACCAGATAAATCCGTAAATACCCAGAGTGACAATGCTGAGTAAGAACGATTTACCCGCTTCGACCTGCTTGATGTCATTAGCAAAAGTCAGTTTGACCTCATTCTTCAGGTCTTCCAACTGAGGACGAATCTCGTCATACTGGTTATGCTCCTTTGCACCATGATACTCCCTCCCTTCTGAAAGATTTGTGAACGCTTGAGGATTCGTTTTACCCTTGAATTTCAGATCGCCAGTCTATACAATGCCTACTATACCTGCATGCTGCATAATCTGCATAATGCAACTACTG comes from the Dehalococcoidia bacterium genome and includes:
- a CDS encoding DUF4234 domain-containing protein, with translation MEDLKNEVKLTFANDIKQVEAGKSFLLSIVTLGIYGFIWWYKMNRVWDQLQKTEQEFDDHLSQIWNKLGLIKYPLSFKIDPSKNRSYIGYLCLIIVTFGIWGLVWDHKIHTDPENLYGEFHAIEDSVLQVARQTVS